A genomic segment from Nodularia sphaerocarpa UHCC 0038 encodes:
- a CDS encoding 3' terminal RNA ribose 2'-O-methyltransferase Hen1 produces the protein MLLTITTTHSPATKLGYLLHKHPDRFQSFALSFGKAHVFYPEASVERCTAALLLDVDPVNLVRGRGARLEQYVSDRPYVASSFLSVAIAQVFSTALGGRCQDLPELAQTPIPLVAKLSVLPCRGGEEFLRQLFEPLGYIVSAAGHILDEKFPDWGQSQYFTIELQHTLPLSDLLSHLYVLIPVLDDDKHYWVGDEEIEKLLRHGEGWLTTHPAREQITRRYLKRQQRLTRLALAQLVESDHPDLDSAEENYAKEEAAVEKPISLNQQRLDAVIAALKQSNAKRVIDLGCGQGNLVKRLVKDGFFDQITGVDVSYRALEVAQERLDRLRLPRNQWERVQLIQGAITYQDKRFSGYDAATVIEVIEHLDLPRLGAFERVLFEFAQPKTVLVTTPNIEYNIKFENLPAGKLRHQDHRFEWTRSQFQNWANQVAAGFGYTVEFQPIGTEDPEVGSPTQMAVFSHNSFSPC, from the coding sequence ATGCTGCTGACAATCACAACGACACATTCCCCAGCAACAAAGTTAGGCTACCTGTTGCATAAACACCCAGACCGTTTTCAGTCTTTTGCCCTAAGTTTTGGAAAGGCGCACGTCTTCTACCCAGAAGCTAGTGTAGAGCGATGTACGGCGGCGTTGTTGTTGGATGTTGATCCTGTGAATTTGGTGCGGGGACGTGGTGCAAGGCTAGAACAATATGTCAGCGATCGCCCTTATGTTGCTTCTTCTTTTTTGAGTGTAGCGATCGCTCAAGTGTTTAGCACGGCTTTAGGTGGTCGCTGCCAAGACTTACCAGAATTAGCACAAACCCCCATTCCTTTGGTAGCAAAACTCTCGGTTTTACCTTGTCGCGGTGGTGAAGAGTTTCTGCGGCAATTATTTGAGCCGTTGGGCTATATTGTCAGTGCCGCAGGTCATATTTTAGATGAGAAATTCCCCGATTGGGGGCAGAGCCAATACTTTACCATCGAACTTCAGCATACCTTACCTTTGAGTGATTTGTTAAGTCATCTCTACGTCCTAATTCCGGTGTTGGATGACGATAAGCATTACTGGGTAGGCGATGAAGAAATCGAAAAGTTACTACGTCATGGTGAAGGTTGGTTAACTACCCATCCAGCGCGAGAACAAATTACCAGGCGTTACCTGAAACGACAGCAACGCTTAACTCGTCTAGCCTTAGCTCAACTAGTAGAGTCAGATCATCCCGATCTCGATAGCGCTGAAGAAAACTATGCTAAAGAAGAGGCGGCGGTAGAAAAGCCGATTAGTCTGAATCAGCAGCGTTTGGATGCGGTGATTGCGGCTCTAAAACAAAGCAATGCCAAACGAGTGATTGATTTAGGTTGTGGTCAAGGCAATCTCGTCAAAAGACTTGTCAAAGACGGCTTTTTTGACCAAATTACAGGCGTGGATGTTTCCTACAGAGCGCTAGAAGTTGCCCAAGAACGATTAGACCGTCTGCGTCTTCCCCGCAACCAGTGGGAACGTGTCCAACTGATTCAAGGCGCAATCACTTACCAGGATAAACGCTTTAGTGGCTATGATGCGGCGACCGTAATTGAGGTGATTGAGCATCTTGATTTGCCACGACTGGGAGCATTTGAGCGGGTTTTGTTCGAGTTTGCCCAACCGAAAACGGTGCTGGTAACAACGCCCAATATTGAATACAACATCAAATTTGAGAACCTCCCGGCGGGAAAACTGCGACATCAAGACCACCGCTTTGAATGGACGCGATCGCAATTTCAAAACTGGGCAAACCAAGTAGCAGCAGGCTTTGGCTACACTGTGGAATTTCAACCGATAGGAACCGAAGATCCAGAAGTCGGTTCACCTACACAAATGGCGGTATTTAGCCATAACTCCTTTTCCCCTTGCTGA
- a CDS encoding polynucleotide kinase-phosphatase: protein MKITIPELSLIVLIGASGSGKSTFARKHFQPFEVLSSDFCRGLVSNEENNQSATKDAFEVLRFIADKRLAAGKLTVIDATNVQMEDRKPLLQMARQYHCFAIAIVLDLPEELCHERNQQRSDRQFGSHVVRRHTQMLRRSLRGLEKEGFRHVYTLKSLEVIESIEIERQPLWNNLKHEHGPFDIIGDIHGCCDELEILLQQLGYQKTSELSPGLWDYPIYSHPEGRKAVFLGDLVDRGTRILDTVKLVRNMVHAGTALCVPGNHENKLLRKLRGKNVRVNHGLEQTLTEIEALPDEVREPFTTELQKFLDSLISHYLLDNGRLVVAHAGMKQEMQGRGSGAVREFALYGESTGEIDEFGLPVRYNWAGEYRGEAMVVYGHTPVPEAEWLNNTIDIDTGCVFGGKLTALRYPEKELVSIPAACVYCEPMKPLEQNTATRTSQQELDDVLYIEDVLGKRIINTRLKSNITIREENAMAALEVMSRFATNPKWLIYLPPTMSPVETSQLPGFLEHPAQAFTYYQNAEITQVVCEEKHMGSRAIVIICRDVAAAEKRFGVVNEGIGICYTRTGRRFFDDPALETELLARVNLALSQSGFWSEFQTDWVCLDCELMPWSAKAQGLLRQQYAPVGVASRVALNDTVTYLQQASDRGVDISTQLNHYQQRAEMANQYVSAYRQYCWSVTDISGLRLAPFHILATEGAVHIDKDHRWHIEEIAKICQKDPSLLLATAYKVIDLTDPSSQAEGIYWWEKLTKVGGEGMVVKPMDFIVRGSRGIVQPAVKCRGQEYLRIIYGPEYSTPENLQRLRQRGLSHKRSLAMREFALGVEALERFVALTPLRRVHECVFGILALESEPVDPRL from the coding sequence ATGAAAATCACTATTCCCGAACTATCCCTAATTGTCCTCATCGGTGCTTCTGGTTCCGGTAAATCGACCTTTGCGCGTAAACACTTTCAACCTTTTGAGGTGCTGTCTTCCGACTTTTGTCGGGGTTTGGTGTCAAATGAGGAAAATAACCAATCTGCAACTAAAGATGCCTTTGAGGTGCTGCGCTTCATTGCTGACAAGCGGCTGGCCGCAGGTAAGCTCACAGTCATTGATGCTACCAACGTGCAGATGGAAGACCGCAAACCCTTACTGCAAATGGCACGACAGTATCATTGCTTTGCGATCGCCATCGTCCTCGACCTACCAGAAGAATTATGCCACGAACGTAATCAACAAAGAAGCGATCGCCAATTTGGTTCCCATGTAGTGCGTCGTCATACCCAAATGTTACGGCGTTCTCTGCGCGGTTTAGAAAAGGAAGGCTTTCGTCATGTCTACACTCTTAAATCTTTAGAAGTCATTGAATCCATTGAAATCGAACGCCAGCCCCTTTGGAACAACCTCAAACACGAACATGGCCCCTTTGATATCATTGGGGATATTCACGGCTGTTGTGATGAACTCGAAATATTACTTCAACAGTTAGGCTATCAAAAAACGTCAGAATTATCTCCTGGACTTTGGGACTACCCAATTTACTCCCATCCCGAAGGACGCAAAGCTGTATTTCTCGGTGATTTGGTAGACAGGGGAACGCGCATTTTAGATACAGTTAAACTAGTGAGAAACATGGTTCATGCAGGTACGGCTCTCTGCGTTCCTGGTAATCATGAAAACAAACTCTTGCGGAAACTACGTGGTAAAAATGTCCGGGTTAATCATGGGTTAGAGCAAACCTTGACTGAAATTGAGGCTTTACCCGATGAGGTGCGCGAACCTTTCACGACAGAACTGCAAAAATTTCTCGATTCCTTAATCAGTCACTACCTCTTAGACAATGGGCGGTTAGTGGTGGCTCACGCAGGGATGAAACAGGAAATGCAAGGACGGGGATCTGGTGCTGTGCGCGAGTTTGCTCTTTACGGCGAAAGCACTGGCGAAATTGATGAATTTGGCTTACCCGTCCGCTACAACTGGGCAGGAGAGTATCGGGGTGAAGCGATGGTAGTCTACGGACATACCCCTGTGCCAGAAGCAGAATGGCTGAATAACACTATTGATATCGATACAGGCTGTGTCTTTGGCGGCAAACTCACTGCCCTCCGTTATCCAGAAAAGGAACTGGTAAGCATTCCGGCTGCCTGCGTCTACTGTGAACCGATGAAACCGTTGGAACAGAACACTGCAACACGCACATCTCAACAGGAATTGGATGATGTCTTGTATATTGAAGACGTTTTGGGTAAGCGGATCATTAACACCCGACTGAAGTCTAATATTACCATTCGGGAAGAAAATGCGATGGCCGCTTTGGAAGTGATGAGCCGTTTTGCCACCAATCCCAAATGGCTGATTTATTTACCCCCCACTATGTCCCCCGTAGAAACATCCCAATTACCGGGATTTTTGGAACATCCAGCCCAAGCCTTTACTTACTACCAAAATGCGGAAATCACACAAGTAGTATGTGAAGAAAAACACATGGGTTCGCGGGCGATTGTAATTATTTGCCGAGATGTAGCAGCAGCCGAGAAACGATTTGGTGTCGTAAATGAAGGTATCGGCATCTGCTATACACGCACGGGACGGAGGTTTTTCGATGATCCAGCATTAGAAACAGAACTTTTGGCGCGCGTAAATCTTGCCCTCTCCCAGAGCGGGTTTTGGTCAGAATTTCAAACCGACTGGGTATGTCTAGACTGTGAATTGATGCCGTGGTCAGCCAAAGCACAGGGGCTGCTCCGACAACAGTATGCACCTGTAGGAGTAGCATCACGCGTTGCTCTTAATGATACTGTTACCTATTTACAACAAGCAAGCGATCGCGGCGTAGACATCAGTACCCAACTTAATCATTACCAACAACGTGCAGAGATGGCAAATCAGTACGTCAGTGCCTACCGCCAATACTGCTGGTCTGTCACTGATATTTCTGGATTAAGGTTAGCTCCTTTCCACATCCTCGCAACAGAAGGAGCCGTCCATATTGATAAAGACCATCGCTGGCATATAGAGGAAATTGCCAAAATCTGCCAAAAAGACCCCTCCTTGCTCCTAGCTACTGCCTATAAAGTCATAGATTTGACTGACCCCAGCAGTCAAGCCGAGGGGATTTATTGGTGGGAAAAACTGACCAAAGTCGGAGGTGAAGGAATGGTTGTCAAGCCTATGGACTTTATCGTTCGAGGTAGTCGCGGTATTGTCCAACCTGCGGTGAAATGTCGCGGACAAGAATATTTGCGGATTATCTATGGCCCTGAATATTCAACCCCAGAGAATCTGCAACGTCTGCGCCAACGTGGCTTATCTCACAAGCGTTCTCTGGCTATGCGCGAGTTTGCTTTGGGTGTTGAAGCATTGGAGCGATTCGTCGCCCTCACCCCTCTGCGCCGCGTGCATGAATGTGTTTTCGGTATTCTGGCCTTGGAAAGCGAACCCGTCGATCCACGACTTTAA
- a CDS encoding M48 family metallopeptidase: MSLFKTPLIGLKADSFRHPLDLQATTSLKQIPGLDMMVRNWLGPMAEQVFYVENIAASVLVGEKQLPDLYKLLLEACKILDIEPPQLYIRQHPAPNAYTFAMRGKQPFIVMHTSLVDMLTPQEIQAVIAHELGHLKCDHSVYLTPVNILVLAASIVPNVGTFLAQAIQSQLLEWVRCAEFTCDRAALLATQDPKVVMSVLMKLAGGSPTLAPQLNLDAFVDQARAYDDISKTELGEMVKEARTAQLSHPVPVLRAREIDRWSSSTEYQSLLQGNGLKSTNEIASTGRWRNW, from the coding sequence ATGTCCTTGTTTAAAACTCCGCTCATCGGTTTAAAAGCTGACTCATTTCGTCATCCATTAGACCTACAAGCCACCACATCTCTCAAGCAGATACCAGGTCTGGATATGATGGTGCGAAATTGGCTCGGTCCAATGGCAGAACAGGTTTTTTATGTAGAAAATATCGCCGCCAGTGTGCTAGTTGGTGAAAAACAATTGCCAGATTTATACAAATTATTGTTAGAAGCCTGCAAAATACTGGATATAGAGCCTCCCCAGTTATATATCCGCCAACATCCGGCTCCTAATGCCTATACCTTTGCTATGCGGGGTAAGCAACCTTTTATTGTCATGCACACTTCCTTGGTTGATATGCTCACACCACAGGAAATACAGGCTGTAATTGCCCATGAGTTAGGGCATCTTAAATGTGACCACAGCGTTTATTTAACACCTGTAAATATATTGGTGTTAGCAGCCTCCATTGTACCCAACGTTGGTACATTTCTGGCTCAAGCCATACAGTCACAATTATTAGAATGGGTACGCTGTGCTGAGTTTACCTGCGATCGCGCCGCATTGCTAGCAACCCAAGACCCCAAAGTGGTGATGTCGGTATTAATGAAGTTAGCCGGTGGTTCACCTACTCTAGCCCCACAACTGAACTTAGATGCCTTTGTTGACCAAGCTCGTGCTTACGATGATATAAGTAAAACCGAACTCGGTGAAATGGTCAAAGAAGCTCGCACAGCCCAATTAAGTCATCCAGTCCCAGTCCTACGCGCTAGAGAAATTGACCGTTGGTCCAGCAGCACAGAATATCAATCTTTATTGCAAGGTAATGGGCTGAAGTCTACAAATGAAATTGCATCCACAGGTAGGTGGCGCAATTGGTAG
- the murA gene encoding UDP-N-acetylglucosamine 1-carboxyvinyltransferase, with product MNPSSGLPDAKISPEADSSVLQIWGGHSLGGHVKISGAKNSALVIMAGSLLCSGDCRIRNVPLLADVERMSQVLSALGVRLTRQGDILDINASEITTSKAPYELVTQLRASFFAIGAILARLGTAQMPLPGGCAIGARPVDLHVRGLQAMGAEVQIEHGICNAYVPGRSGRLQGAKIYLDSPSVGATETLMMAATLADGETIIENAAREPEVVDLANFCNAMGAKIQGAGSSQITIVGVPKLHSLDYSIIPDRIEAGTFLVAGAITRSEISLSPVLPNHLIPVIAKLRDMGLTIIEDAPDCLRILPADILRARDIETLPHPGFPTDMQAPFMALLTVADGDSLINESVFENRLRHASELNRLGADIRVKGNAAFVRGVPKLSGAPVIGTDLRASASLVLAGLAAEGQTTFQGLHHLDRGYDRIDLKLQQLGAKILRVGDLPTDTELTSNSSISPASIST from the coding sequence ATTAATCCTTCTAGCGGCTTACCAGATGCCAAGATTTCTCCAGAAGCAGACTCCTCAGTCTTGCAAATATGGGGTGGGCATTCTTTGGGAGGTCATGTAAAAATTAGCGGTGCTAAAAATTCAGCACTGGTAATCATGGCTGGCTCCTTGCTTTGTTCAGGCGATTGTCGTATCCGCAACGTTCCCTTATTGGCGGATGTAGAGCGGATGAGTCAAGTTTTATCAGCTTTAGGTGTACGCCTCACAAGACAAGGCGACATTTTAGATATCAACGCCAGCGAAATTACCACATCAAAAGCTCCCTACGAACTAGTTACCCAACTACGGGCAAGTTTTTTTGCCATTGGGGCAATATTAGCCAGGCTAGGAACAGCACAAATGCCATTACCAGGTGGTTGTGCCATTGGAGCCAGACCAGTTGATTTGCACGTCCGAGGACTGCAAGCAATGGGTGCTGAAGTGCAGATTGAACATGGCATTTGTAATGCTTATGTTCCAGGTCGTAGTGGCAGATTACAAGGAGCCAAAATCTACCTAGATAGCCCCAGCGTGGGAGCAACAGAAACTTTAATGATGGCCGCCACCCTCGCAGATGGCGAAACCATTATCGAAAACGCTGCACGGGAGCCAGAAGTCGTTGATTTGGCTAACTTCTGTAACGCGATGGGAGCTAAAATTCAGGGTGCAGGCAGCAGTCAGATTACCATCGTGGGTGTACCCAAGTTGCATTCTCTGGACTACAGCATTATTCCTGACCGCATTGAGGCTGGAACCTTCTTAGTGGCTGGAGCCATCACTCGTTCAGAAATTAGTCTGTCGCCAGTGTTACCAAACCACTTAATTCCAGTAATTGCTAAACTGCGGGACATGGGTTTAACCATCATTGAGGATGCACCAGACTGCTTACGTATCCTACCGGCAGACATTCTCCGAGCTAGGGATATTGAAACCTTACCTCATCCTGGGTTTCCTACGGATATGCAAGCCCCATTTATGGCCTTACTGACTGTGGCAGACGGTGATAGCCTGATTAACGAATCTGTCTTTGAAAATCGCCTGCGTCATGCCTCCGAGTTGAATCGCCTGGGAGCAGACATTCGCGTTAAAGGCAATGCCGCCTTCGTCCGGGGAGTGCCGAAGTTATCAGGCGCACCAGTAATTGGTACAGATTTACGAGCATCAGCATCATTAGTTTTAGCAGGACTAGCAGCTGAAGGACAAACCACATTTCAGGGATTACACCATCTTGATCGCGGCTATGATCGGATTGATCTGAAATTACAGCAACTAGGAGCGAAAATTCTGCGCGTCGGCGATTTGCCAACAGATACAGAATTAACTTCTAATAGCAGTATTTCCCCCGCGTCGATTTCGACTTAG
- a CDS encoding TrmH family RNA methyltransferase: MLTSLQNSLVKQIRKLHSTKERHKQELCLLEGTHLLQEACVMNYPLVTVCCTPEWQIAHPELWEAACRHSQRVEIVSQEILAAIATTVQPDGVIATAQRLIHQTQVPFTGLVLALETIQDPGNLGTIIRTAAATGATGLWLSEDSVDVDSPKVLRASAGQWFRVATAVSEDLKGTVKQSQQAGMQVVATLPTANLTYWDVDWRKPSLILLGNEGAGLSADLASMADKQVKIPLSAGVESLNVAIAAALMMYEAQRQIIHHS; encoded by the coding sequence GTGTTAACTAGTCTACAAAACTCTTTAGTCAAACAAATCCGCAAGCTGCACTCTACCAAAGAGCGTCACAAGCAAGAATTATGTTTACTGGAAGGAACACACCTCTTGCAAGAAGCTTGTGTGATGAATTATCCCCTGGTAACAGTCTGTTGCACCCCTGAATGGCAAATAGCTCACCCGGAACTCTGGGAAGCAGCTTGTAGGCACAGTCAAAGGGTTGAAATTGTTAGTCAGGAAATTTTAGCAGCGATCGCCACCACAGTCCAACCAGATGGTGTAATTGCTACAGCCCAACGGTTGATTCATCAAACTCAAGTCCCTTTTACTGGTTTAGTTTTAGCCTTGGAAACTATCCAAGATCCCGGTAATCTAGGGACGATAATTCGCACGGCTGCGGCTACTGGCGCAACTGGGTTATGGCTGAGTGAGGATAGTGTAGATGTAGACAGCCCCAAAGTTTTACGCGCTTCTGCGGGTCAATGGTTTCGGGTCGCTACAGCAGTGAGTGAAGATTTGAAAGGGACAGTCAAACAAAGTCAGCAAGCGGGAATGCAGGTAGTAGCGACTCTACCCACGGCAAATTTAACTTATTGGGATGTAGACTGGCGAAAACCCAGTTTAATTTTACTGGGTAATGAAGGGGCTGGTTTGTCGGCAGATTTAGCTAGCATGGCTGACAAGCAGGTGAAAATACCCCTGAGTGCAGGAGTAGAATCTTTGAATGTGGCGATCGCAGCTGCTTTAATGATGTATGAAGCTCAAAGGCAAATAATTCATCATTCTTAA
- a CDS encoding RNA-guided endonuclease InsQ/TnpB family protein, which produces MALRRATFRLYPNKQVSEMLHYHRQLHKDQYNAAVSNRITSYKKFGKSVSYFEQQNCLPDFKEVWTEYKIINSQALQATLKRVNFAFQRFLKGLAKHPRFKSIRHYSGWNYPSFTGWKVHSTGDNGYLELAKIGQIQMRGKARLWGHPKALDIVNRNGKWYASIVVEIDDTLLKNSRKTNDGIIAIDLGCNDAIAWTNGEDNGLVPAPRFFRKAEKKNQELGKLKRRKRSPNFRKKVKASRRWKKVQQLVSKLSRKVANQRQNFVHQETTRIISGNSTVVTEKLEVKNMSAKAKKGKRKKQKAGLNKSILDVGMGMIKSALKAKLSDIGGLFVEVPTNKVKPSQTCPKCGHQEKKTLGQRTHLCHNCGYTQQRDIAAAEVMLLWYSNNLQGLGTSLLDVDDSSSTSNTSKPKNAGSMKQLGRVKRQKSQATLGDVETPGSNEVSQG; this is translated from the coding sequence ATGGCGTTACGCAGAGCGACTTTCCGACTATATCCTAATAAACAAGTCAGTGAAATGTTGCACTACCATCGCCAACTTCACAAAGACCAGTATAACGCTGCTGTATCCAACCGCATTACTTCATATAAAAAGTTTGGTAAATCTGTTTCTTATTTTGAGCAGCAGAACTGTTTACCGGATTTCAAAGAAGTTTGGACAGAGTACAAAATCATCAATTCTCAAGCATTACAAGCCACATTAAAAAGAGTTAATTTTGCTTTTCAAAGGTTTTTAAAAGGACTAGCAAAGCATCCTAGATTCAAGTCAATACGCCATTATTCAGGATGGAATTACCCATCTTTTACTGGATGGAAAGTGCATAGTACAGGCGATAACGGCTATTTAGAATTAGCAAAGATTGGTCAGATACAAATGCGGGGTAAAGCCAGACTTTGGGGACATCCTAAAGCTTTAGATATCGTCAACCGTAATGGTAAGTGGTATGCTTCTATCGTGGTAGAAATTGATGATACTTTGTTAAAGAATAGCCGCAAAACTAATGATGGTATCATTGCAATTGACTTAGGTTGTAACGATGCAATTGCATGGACAAATGGTGAAGATAATGGTTTAGTTCCTGCGCCTCGGTTTTTCCGAAAAGCCGAAAAAAAGAATCAGGAATTAGGTAAATTAAAACGTCGAAAACGTTCTCCCAATTTCCGAAAGAAAGTTAAGGCTTCTAGAAGGTGGAAAAAAGTACAACAGTTAGTTAGTAAACTTTCGAGAAAAGTTGCTAACCAACGTCAGAACTTTGTCCACCAAGAAACTACACGAATAATTAGCGGTAATAGCACGGTAGTTACTGAAAAACTAGAAGTTAAAAATATGAGTGCCAAAGCTAAGAAAGGTAAACGCAAAAAGCAAAAAGCTGGACTAAACAAATCAATTCTTGATGTAGGTATGGGGATGATAAAATCCGCTCTAAAAGCGAAATTATCAGATATTGGTGGCTTATTTGTAGAAGTTCCTACAAATAAGGTAAAGCCTAGTCAAACTTGTCCTAAATGTGGACATCAAGAGAAGAAAACTTTAGGACAACGGACTCACCTTTGCCATAACTGCGGATATACCCAACAGCGTGATATTGCAGCCGCAGAGGTTATGTTGCTTTGGTACTCAAATAATCTACAGGGGTTAGGAACTAGCCTCTTAGACGTGGATGATTCTAGCTCTACTTCAAACACTAGCAAACCTAAGAATGCTGGAAGTATGAAGCAACTAGGTCGTGTGAAACGTCAAAAATCTCAGGCTACGCTAGGGGATGTAGAAACCCCTGGCTCAAACGAAGTTAGCCAGGGGTAG
- the cobU gene encoding bifunctional adenosylcobinamide kinase/adenosylcobinamide-phosphate guanylyltransferase, with the protein MSKVILVTGPARSGKSEWAEILAIQSGKTVVYVATATENPGDAEWDKRIQEHQKRRPSDWVTLLVPVELSATLADAKPNTCLLVDSLGTWVANLLEQDEETWKNTLVELLETVQLVAADMVFVGEETAWGVIPAYPLGRLFRDRLGTLIRQLGAICQPVYLVTGGHVLNLSVLGSPLPSSQNLTVLRNSPPSMYS; encoded by the coding sequence TTGAGCAAAGTCATCTTAGTCACAGGCCCGGCCAGGTCTGGTAAAAGTGAATGGGCAGAAATTCTGGCAATACAGTCAGGAAAAACTGTGGTTTACGTGGCGACAGCCACTGAAAACCCCGGCGATGCAGAATGGGACAAACGTATTCAAGAACACCAAAAACGTCGTCCCTCAGATTGGGTAACGCTTTTAGTACCTGTAGAATTATCTGCTACTCTCGCTGATGCCAAGCCAAATACCTGCCTTTTGGTTGATTCTTTGGGTACTTGGGTGGCTAATCTTCTCGAACAAGATGAGGAGACTTGGAAAAATACCCTGGTAGAGTTATTAGAAACTGTGCAACTGGTAGCTGCTGATATGGTATTTGTCGGCGAAGAAACAGCTTGGGGCGTAATTCCAGCTTATCCTCTTGGTCGGCTGTTTCGCGATCGCCTGGGTACTCTCATCCGCCAGTTAGGTGCTATTTGTCAACCTGTTTATTTAGTTACTGGCGGTCACGTTCTCAATCTCAGCGTTTTGGGTTCACCATTACCCAGTTCTCAAAATTTAACAGTTTTGCGTAATTCCCCACCCTCAATGTACTCATAG
- a CDS encoding glycosyltransferase family 2 protein produces the protein MPDNQISAIICTHNRDTYLGAAIDSLLAQVFTADFEVVVVDNGSSDRTREVVEQRLGDPRVKYVFEPTIGLSVARNTGARVASAEIIAYLDDDAVASAYWLQVLYAAYQNDSKLAIAGGKVTLLWPPNIEPPTWLSPGLASNLGAYDLGDQMIYIQQPGLTPRGLNYSLRRSFLEEIGGFDPHLGRVGKNLLSNEELQMTEFALERGWKVAYLPEALVAHNVAPERLKRSWFLNRGWWQGISECYREQLAGKADIGQLQRGSERFLRGLYKALKYFANPAERFDKLVYAYGQIGYLNAAIQGLLSINKK, from the coding sequence ATGCCAGATAATCAAATCTCTGCTATCATCTGCACTCACAATCGAGATACTTACTTAGGCGCTGCGATTGATAGTTTGTTGGCACAGGTCTTTACGGCTGATTTTGAAGTTGTGGTTGTGGATAATGGGTCTAGCGATCGCACCCGTGAAGTGGTAGAACAAAGACTGGGCGATCCGCGTGTTAAGTATGTCTTTGAACCCACCATTGGTTTATCTGTAGCCCGCAATACTGGCGCAAGAGTTGCGAGTGCAGAAATTATCGCTTATTTAGATGACGATGCCGTGGCTAGTGCGTACTGGCTACAAGTGTTGTATGCTGCCTATCAGAATGATTCTAAACTGGCGATCGCTGGGGGCAAAGTGACGCTTTTATGGCCGCCCAACATCGAACCACCAACTTGGCTATCTCCTGGATTAGCAAGCAATTTAGGCGCATACGATTTAGGCGATCAAATGATTTACATTCAGCAGCCAGGTTTAACCCCTAGAGGCTTGAATTACTCCCTACGCCGCAGTTTTCTCGAAGAAATCGGTGGTTTTGATCCTCATCTCGGTCGAGTTGGAAAGAACTTATTATCCAATGAAGAACTGCAAATGACAGAATTTGCCCTTGAGCGTGGTTGGAAAGTTGCATACCTTCCCGAAGCTTTAGTGGCTCATAATGTCGCTCCCGAACGCCTCAAACGCTCCTGGTTTTTGAATCGAGGCTGGTGGCAAGGTATCAGTGAGTGCTATCGTGAACAACTAGCCGGTAAAGCCGATATTGGTCAGTTGCAACGGGGTAGCGAGCGATTTTTGCGGGGTTTATATAAGGCATTAAAATATTTTGCCAATCCGGCAGAACGTTTTGACAAGCTTGTGTATGCTTATGGGCAAATCGGTTACTTAAATGCTGCTATTCAAGGCTTATTATCAATTAATAAGAAATGA
- the hpsU gene encoding hormogonium polysaccharide biosynthesis acetyltransferase HpsU, which yields MTNDKAFVDLRKYDQSWFDRGRPGWYILLWWFVQAIAFPLTPHSFSSWRCSILRIFGARIGKNVLLRPTARFTYPWKVTIGDYSWIGDDVVFYSLDEIFIGEHCVISQKSYLCTGTHDLHDPAFGLKTARITIGNGVWVAADCFVGTGVEIGYNAVIGARSSVFTDMPPGQVCWGSPCRPQYPRLNNQETATT from the coding sequence ATGACTAATGACAAAGCTTTTGTAGATTTACGTAAGTATGACCAATCTTGGTTTGATCGGGGGCGACCTGGGTGGTATATTTTATTATGGTGGTTTGTGCAGGCGATCGCATTTCCCCTAACTCCTCATTCTTTCAGTAGTTGGCGTTGTAGTATCCTACGAATATTTGGCGCTAGAATTGGCAAAAATGTCTTACTTCGACCTACAGCCCGTTTCACATACCCTTGGAAAGTTACCATTGGTGACTACAGTTGGATTGGTGATGATGTAGTTTTCTACAGTCTTGATGAGATTTTCATCGGTGAACACTGCGTAATATCACAGAAAAGTTATCTCTGTACTGGTACTCATGATCTTCACGATCCTGCCTTTGGCTTGAAAACAGCAAGGATTACCATTGGTAATGGGGTGTGGGTAGCGGCAGATTGTTTTGTGGGGACAGGAGTAGAAATTGGTTATAATGCCGTAATTGGCGCTCGTAGTAGTGTATTTACTGATATGCCACCAGGGCAGGTTTGTTGGGGAAGTCCTTGTCGTCCTCAATATCCGAGGCTGAACAATCAGGAAACAGCAACCACTTAA